One genomic region from Patescibacteria group bacterium encodes:
- the queA gene encoding tRNA preQ1(34) S-adenosylmethionine ribosyltransferase-isomerase QueA: protein MPTQNLEAFLKRYDYKLPKKLIAQKPASPRDKAKLLIYRRKDGAIFWDTFSNLPKYLPPRAVLVFNETKVIPARLTLKKDTGGKVRILYLSKEKNVLKVMADRKINIPSVLYLDKSMPLRVIKQKGKYYFLKPSFLFKKFFAVLNEKGEAPIPPYIKNSPLTPREIKKQYQTIFAREPGSVAAPTASLHFTKRLLTKLKKQGIKTVFITLHVNLGTFAPLTEENILSGRLHKEYYKIDRNTANFLTKVKKSGRPVIGVGTTVVRTLESAVGKQGKIKKLSGTTDLFISEGYKFKSIDGLITNFHVPQSSLLMLVAALIGREKLLSVYKKAIKKNCKFFSFGDGMLII from the coding sequence ATGCCTACACAAAATCTTGAAGCGTTTTTAAAAAGATACGATTATAAACTTCCGAAAAAATTAATCGCTCAAAAACCGGCTTCTCCTCGTGATAAAGCCAAACTTTTGATTTATAGAAGAAAGGACGGCGCAATTTTTTGGGACACTTTTTCTAATCTGCCAAAATATCTCCCGCCCCGGGCGGTTTTGGTTTTTAATGAAACAAAAGTTATCCCAGCGCGACTTACTTTAAAAAAAGATACTGGCGGTAAGGTGCGTATTTTATATTTAAGTAAAGAGAAAAATGTTTTGAAAGTTATGGCTGACCGCAAAATAAATATCCCTTCCGTTTTGTATTTAGATAAAAGTATGCCCTTAAGGGTAATTAAACAAAAAGGTAAATATTATTTCTTGAAGCCGTCATTCTTGTTTAAAAAATTTTTTGCGGTATTGAATGAAAAAGGTGAGGCCCCTATACCACCGTATATTAAGAACTCGCCGCTTACACCAAGGGAAATCAAAAAACAATATCAAACAATTTTTGCCCGCGAACCGGGTTCAGTCGCGGCGCCTACAGCTTCTTTGCATTTTACCAAACGGCTTTTGACAAAACTCAAAAAACAAGGGATTAAAACTGTCTTTATTACTTTACACGTTAATCTCGGGACTTTTGCCCCGCTTACCGAAGAGAACATCTTATCCGGACGACTGCACAAAGAGTATTATAAAATAGACAGGAACACCGCAAATTTTTTGACTAAAGTAAAAAAGTCGGGGCGACCGGTTATTGGAGTAGGGACTACCGTGGTTAGAACCTTGGAATCGGCGGTTGGCAAACAAGGGAAAATCAAAAAATTGTCCGGAACCACAGATTTATTTATCAGTGAAGGCTATAAATTTAAATCTATAGACGGGCTAATCACCAATTTTCATGTACCACAATCCAGTTTACTGATGCTCGTTGCCGCGCTGATAGGCAGAGAAAAACTTTTATCAGTATACAAAAAAGCTATCAAAAAAAATTGTAAATTCTTTTCTTTCGGCGATGGGATGTTAATTATCTAA
- the rpsK gene encoding 30S ribosomal protein S11 encodes MKKAKKPVKQVTQGRAYIQSTYNNTIVTITDQNGNVLGWSSAGICGFRGPKKATPYAAGIIVASVSEKVRPYGLKDLNVFVKGVGAGREAAIRALNANGFNLLLIKDTTPIPHNGCRPRRARRV; translated from the coding sequence GTGAAGAAAGCAAAAAAACCGGTTAAGCAAGTTACTCAAGGCAGGGCTTACATCCAATCAACATATAATAATACTATTGTCACGATTACCGACCAAAACGGAAATGTTTTGGGTTGGTCCAGCGCTGGCATTTGCGGATTTAGGGGGCCCAAGAAAGCGACTCCTTACGCCGCGGGAATCATAGTAGCCAGTGTTTCAGAAAAAGTCAGACCCTATGGCTTAAAGGATTTGAATGTTTTTGTCAAAGGAGTCGGCGCCGGAAGAGAAGCGGCTATTCGCGCTCTTAATGCCAATGGTTTTAATCTTTTATTAATTAAGGATACAACTCCGATACCTCATAACGGTTGCCGTCCCAGAAGAGCGAGGAGAGTATAA
- the rplQ gene encoding 50S ribosomal protein L17 → MRHLKRGKILDRAKAARGALLRSLATSFILYEKIKTTEAKAKALRPFVEKLITKGKRNNLTVRRELLSILYTESAVKKILEDLAPRYKDRKGGYTRITKIIPRKGDGARMAKIEFV, encoded by the coding sequence ATGCGACATCTAAAGCGGGGCAAAATTTTGGATAGAGCGAAAGCGGCGCGGGGAGCGCTATTACGTTCCTTGGCGACTAGTTTTATTTTGTATGAAAAGATAAAAACGACCGAAGCCAAAGCTAAAGCCTTAAGACCTTTCGTGGAAAAACTTATCACCAAAGGAAAAAGAAACAATCTAACGGTTCGCCGCGAGCTTTTAAGCATTCTTTATACGGAAAGCGCGGTTAAAAAGATACTTGAAGATTTAGCTCCTCGTTATAAAGACAGAAAGGGTGGATATACAAGAATTACTAAAATAATTCCCCGCAAGGGCGATGGAGCCAGAATGGCAAAAATAGAATTTGTATAA
- the rpmJ gene encoding 50S ribosomal protein L36 gives MKVRASVKKICKDCKIVRRKGRVCVICKIPKHKQRQG, from the coding sequence ATGAAAGTTCGCGCTTCTGTTAAAAAAATTTGTAAAGATTGCAAAATCGTCCGCCGCAAGGGGCGCGTTTGTGTTATTTGTAAAATTCCTAAACATAAACAAAGACAAGGATAA
- the rpsD gene encoding 30S ribosomal protein S4, with the protein MARNLNEKCKQCRREGKKLFLKGDKCSSSKCPLIKRNYPPGMHGVKGQPRLTGYGIQLREKQQAKRMYGLLERQFRNYCKKAVTTKGVTGDNLLRLLETRLDNVIYRLGLAKSRNLARQLVAHAHFTVNNKRADIPSFSVRTGDVIKVKENSKKKNIFAETIKNIKPENIPDWLSWDDKEASAKVVKDPVDDKLRGIINTKMIIEFYSR; encoded by the coding sequence ATGGCCAGAAATTTAAACGAAAAATGCAAACAATGCCGCCGAGAAGGGAAAAAACTTTTTCTAAAAGGAGACAAGTGTTCTTCTTCTAAATGTCCCCTGATTAAGCGTAATTACCCGCCGGGAATGCATGGAGTTAAAGGTCAGCCGAGATTGACCGGCTATGGTATTCAGCTTAGGGAAAAACAGCAGGCTAAACGCATGTACGGTCTTTTAGAAAGACAATTTCGTAATTATTGTAAGAAAGCTGTCACGACTAAAGGCGTTACCGGCGATAATCTGCTTCGTTTATTGGAAACGCGCCTGGACAATGTTATTTATCGTTTGGGGCTGGCTAAATCGCGCAACCTCGCCAGACAATTAGTCGCTCACGCGCATTTTACCGTCAACAACAAAAGAGCGGATATACCTTCTTTCAGCGTCAGGACCGGCGATGTTATCAAAGTAAAAGAAAATTCAAAAAAGAAAAATATCTTTGCCGAGACAATTAAAAATATTAAACCGGAAAATATTCCTGACTGGTTAAGTTGGGATGACAAAGAAGCGTCCGCCAAAGTTGTCAAAGATCCGGTAGATGATAAATTAAGGGGAATTATTAATACTAAAATGATTATTGAGTTTTATTCTCGATAA
- a CDS encoding DUF3850 domain-containing protein yields MVIEKKIWPRYFEDVVSGSKKFELRLGDFTVNEGDELLLREWNPETREYTGREIKKKVSCVLRTKDVNFWSKEDVDKYGYQIIQIE; encoded by the coding sequence ATGGTTATAGAAAAAAAGATTTGGCCGAGATATTTTGAAGACGTAGTAAGTGGCAGTAAAAAATTTGAACTTCGTTTAGGCGATTTTACGGTTAATGAAGGTGACGAACTTTTGCTTCGTGAATGGAATCCGGAAACAAGGGAATATACCGGCAGAGAAATCAAGAAAAAAGTTTCTTGTGTTTTAAGAACTAAGGATGTTAATTTTTGGAGCAAAGAGGACGTTGATAAATATGGTTACCAAATTATCCAAATCGAATAA
- the rpsI gene encoding 30S ribosomal protein S9 yields MAIKTTETIKDARKYFYGVGRRKSATARVRLYEKGKGEIKINGKDYTQHFPRVEQQRNVLAPLKLVGLDKKVDVSVIINGGGVHGQSEAVRHGISRALIALKPEEFKAVLRAEGFLTRDPRVKERKKPGLKRARRAPQWAKR; encoded by the coding sequence ATGGCGATAAAAACTACGGAAACAATTAAAGACGCGCGCAAATATTTTTACGGAGTGGGGCGGAGGAAAAGCGCTACGGCGCGAGTTCGTTTATATGAGAAAGGCAAAGGTGAGATTAAAATAAACGGGAAGGATTACACACAACATTTTCCGAGAGTTGAACAGCAACGCAATGTATTGGCCCCACTCAAACTGGTCGGCCTTGATAAGAAGGTTGATGTTTCCGTTATAATTAACGGCGGTGGAGTCCACGGTCAATCTGAAGCTGTAAGACATGGTATTTCCAGGGCTTTAATAGCATTAAAACCAGAGGAATTTAAGGCCGTATTGCGAGCGGAAGGATTTTTAACCAGAGACCCAAGAGTTAAAGAAAGAAAGAAACCCGGCCTAAAGAGAGCTCGCCGCGCGCCGCAATGGGCCAAACGTTAA
- the infA gene encoding translation initiation factor IF-1, with translation MVSKNNQDLLEMEGEVIELLPAASFKVKLDNGHEILGHLSGKMRMNKIRLLMGDKVRVEMTPYDLTKGRITYRF, from the coding sequence ATGGTTTCAAAAAATAATCAAGATTTGTTAGAAATGGAGGGGGAGGTAATAGAATTATTACCTGCCGCTTCCTTTAAAGTTAAATTGGATAACGGCCATGAAATTTTAGGGCATCTTTCCGGAAAAATGAGAATGAATAAAATCAGGCTGTTGATGGGTGATAAAGTAAGAGTGGAAATGACGCCGTATGATTTAACTAAGGGACGAATTACTTATAGATTTTAA
- a CDS encoding class I SAM-dependent methyltransferase codes for METNSYNNKDATRYYIKDRQRFGWRNRGERVVKFTPIKEGWTVLDLCCGPGFTAKVIREQIGKEGEIVGIDNSKLFIKYARKFCSFKNAKFKHGDVQSLNKLIGIRKFDVVLLLASWLWIKNKKALLKKIERALGPDGRFVLSLTSDNLLHKKTRKFYWQFRKNLKEAIENQYPDINHRYLDDLPNLNAKYLKEAISLIKKAGFNHLNIYEVKRNFTKNDKLFTYKNSARTEWLRGLLPKDRFKIIKKALIKTFSDLKLSAIQRHTYYIVFKKIKAKKA; via the coding sequence ATGGAAACAAACTCTTATAACAATAAAGACGCCACGAGATATTATATTAAAGACCGGCAACGATTTGGCTGGAGAAATAGGGGCGAAAGAGTTGTAAAATTTACACCCATAAAAGAAGGGTGGACGGTTTTAGATTTATGTTGCGGACCCGGTTTTACGGCAAAAGTCATTCGCGAACAAATTGGCAAAGAAGGAGAAATAGTCGGCATTGATAATTCCAAACTCTTTATTAAATATGCTAGGAAATTTTGTAGTTTTAAAAATGCTAAATTTAAACACGGAGACGTTCAAAGTTTAAATAAACTAATAGGTATCCGAAAGTTTGATGTTGTGTTGCTTTTAGCTTCGTGGCTGTGGATAAAAAATAAAAAAGCATTGCTTAAAAAAATTGAGAGAGCCCTGGGACCCGATGGGAGATTTGTATTAAGTTTAACTAGTGATAATTTACTTCATAAAAAAACAAGAAAATTTTATTGGCAATTCAGAAAGAATCTTAAGGAAGCTATTGAAAACCAATATCCAGATATAAATCATAGATATTTAGATGATTTGCCAAATTTAAACGCAAAGTATTTAAAAGAAGCTATTTCACTAATAAAAAAGGCTGGCTTTAACCATTTGAATATTTATGAGGTTAAGAGAAATTTTACTAAAAACGATAAATTGTTTACTTATAAAAATTCCGCCCGAACAGAATGGTTAAGGGGATTACTACCTAAAGATAGGTTTAAAATTATTAAAAAGGCCCTAATAAAAACTTTTTCTGATTTAAAATTATCTGCAATACAAAGGCATACTTACTATATTGTTTTTAAAAAAATTAAAGCAAAAAAGGCCTAA
- the rpsM gene encoding 30S ribosomal protein S13 — translation MARIAGVNIPINKRVEVALSYIYGIGINNARDILKRTKVNPDTRVKNLTDDEVNKLRSIIEKEYRVEGELRRDIMSNIKRLKEIGSYRGSRHHKGLPVRGQRTKTNSRTVRGNTRRTMGSGKKPAGQKT, via the coding sequence ATGGCAAGAATAGCCGGAGTCAACATTCCAATCAATAAAAGAGTAGAAGTAGCGCTTAGCTATATTTATGGAATTGGTATAAATAACGCGCGGGATATTTTAAAAAGGACTAAAGTGAATCCGGATACCCGAGTTAAAAACTTGACTGATGATGAAGTTAATAAATTACGCAGTATTATAGAAAAAGAATATCGCGTTGAAGGAGAATTACGCCGTGATATTATGAGTAATATAAAAAGGTTGAAAGAGATTGGCTCTTACCGCGGTTCCCGCCATCATAAAGGTTTGCCGGTTCGCGGACAGAGAACTAAAACTAATTCCAGAACCGTGAGAGGTAACACCAGAAGAACTATGGGCAGCGGTAAAAAACCGGCTGGCCAGAAAACATAA
- the mnmA gene encoding tRNA 2-thiouridine(34) synthase MnmA, with amino-acid sequence MVTKLSKSNKGKKVFVGLSGGVDSSVAALLLKKQGYDVTGVFMKNWSNTKKLGGECNWVAERQDAMRVAAKLGIPFKTYDFEREYRKKVLKYLIREYKHGRTPNPDIMCNKEVKFKLFLKKAIKDGADLIATGHYAKVGKQQMVNELQYRLMIPKDKEKDQTYFIHILNQKILSKTLFPLGNLTKPEVRNIARCYGFITAEKKDSVGICFVGEVNMREFLKKYLKFTRGDIVDIKGKVLGKHDGLEYFTIGQRAGLNIGGSGPYFVVSKNFKSKKLIVTSNPKDTLLFSRQARIKEMHWISGAMPKIPLSVLTRARHRQRLEKAILKKDKKDFKVIFARPQRALTPGQSLVIYKNGECLGGGVIKSQ; translated from the coding sequence ATGGTTACCAAATTATCCAAATCGAATAAAGGAAAAAAGGTTTTCGTCGGCTTATCTGGCGGGGTGGATTCCTCGGTGGCGGCGTTATTGCTAAAAAAACAAGGTTATGACGTCACCGGCGTTTTTATGAAAAATTGGTCCAACACTAAAAAATTAGGTGGAGAATGTAATTGGGTGGCGGAGAGGCAGGACGCGATGCGCGTGGCGGCCAAACTTGGCATACCGTTTAAGACCTACGATTTTGAGAGGGAGTATAGAAAAAAGGTTTTGAAGTATCTTATTCGGGAATATAAACATGGCCGAACGCCCAATCCGGATATAATGTGCAATAAGGAAGTGAAGTTTAAATTATTTTTAAAAAAAGCGATAAAAGATGGAGCGGATTTAATTGCCACCGGTCATTATGCTAAAGTCGGCAAACAGCAAATGGTAAATGAGCTGCAGTATCGCCTAATGATTCCCAAAGATAAAGAAAAAGACCAAACATATTTTATTCACATTCTTAATCAAAAGATTTTAAGCAAGACATTGTTTCCGCTGGGGAATTTAACCAAACCGGAAGTGCGTAATATCGCAAGATGCTATGGGTTTATTACCGCGGAGAAAAAAGACAGCGTGGGTATTTGTTTTGTCGGTGAAGTAAATATGCGGGAATTTTTGAAAAAGTATTTAAAATTTACTCGCGGTGATATCGTTGACATTAAGGGTAAGGTTTTAGGCAAACACGACGGTTTAGAATATTTTACCATCGGACAGCGCGCGGGATTGAATATCGGTGGCAGTGGACCATATTTTGTGGTAAGTAAAAATTTTAAATCAAAAAAGTTGATTGTGACCAGTAATCCCAAGGACACTTTGCTTTTTAGCCGCCAAGCAAGAATAAAGGAAATGCATTGGATAAGTGGCGCGATGCCTAAAATTCCATTGTCAGTATTAACTCGAGCAAGGCATAGGCAAAGATTAGAGAAAGCGATTTTAAAAAAAGATAAAAAAGATTTTAAAGTTATATTCGCTCGTCCGCAAAGAGCTTTAACTCCCGGCCAGTCGCTGGTGATTTATAAAAATGGCGAATGTTTGGGCGGGGGAGTGATAAAAAGTCAATAA
- a CDS encoding DNA-directed RNA polymerase subunit alpha, translating into MENIILPSQVEITKSKEENKAIFTISPCYFGYGLTLGNALRRVLLSSLPGAAVTSFKVKGVDHEFSAIPHVLEDVIEIILNLKQLRLKVFSEEPVKLNLKVKGEKEVTADDISKSSDVEIINKNLHIATLTDKDAELDMEITVSQGRGYITTEMRDRKNLEIGEIAIDSIFSPAKNVGFKTENVRVGQITNYDKLILEVVTDGTISPEEAFKQSVQILLNHFNLLMDLVNENKSKKKASADKGEIKEENSDDKGEEEKNEKKETKKKAVKKTAKAKK; encoded by the coding sequence ATGGAAAATATAATTTTGCCTTCGCAAGTTGAAATAACTAAAAGCAAGGAGGAAAATAAAGCGATTTTTACAATCTCCCCTTGTTATTTTGGTTATGGTTTGACTTTAGGAAACGCCTTACGAAGAGTTTTACTGTCTTCTTTGCCGGGAGCGGCGGTGACCAGTTTTAAAGTTAAGGGTGTTGACCATGAATTTTCGGCGATTCCTCACGTTTTAGAAGATGTGATTGAAATAATTTTAAACCTAAAACAATTGCGTTTAAAAGTTTTTAGCGAAGAACCGGTTAAATTAAATTTAAAAGTAAAGGGTGAGAAAGAGGTTACTGCTGATGATATCTCAAAATCGTCCGACGTGGAAATTATCAATAAAAACCTTCATATTGCCACCTTGACCGATAAAGATGCCGAATTAGATATGGAAATTACCGTTAGCCAAGGCCGTGGTTATATCACTACTGAAATGAGAGACAGAAAAAATTTAGAAATAGGGGAAATCGCCATTGATTCCATATTTTCTCCGGCTAAAAATGTGGGGTTTAAAACGGAGAATGTCCGCGTTGGTCAGATTACAAACTACGATAAATTGATTTTAGAGGTGGTTACTGATGGAACCATCTCTCCGGAGGAGGCCTTTAAACAGTCCGTTCAAATTTTACTTAACCATTTTAATCTTTTGATGGATTTGGTAAATGAGAATAAATCAAAGAAAAAGGCATCTGCTGATAAGGGAGAAATTAAAGAAGAAAATAGTGATGATAAAGGGGAAGAAGAAAAAAATGAGAAAAAAGAAACAAAAAAGAAAGCTGTAAAAAAAACTGCTAAAGCGAAAAAATAA
- a CDS encoding alanine--tRNA ligase, giving the protein MTTDELRKKYLKFFEEKGHKVIPSASLIPENDPTVLFTTAGMHPLVPFLLGEEHPAGKRLVNVQKCVRTGDIDEVGDDWHLTFFEMLGNWSLGDYFKKEAIEMSWEFLTAKKWLGLDKDKIAVSVFVGDEDVVFDKEAYDIWKSLGLSEERIARLGKKDNWWGPAGKTGPCGPDTEMFYWVGEGEPHGNPGENPNDWVEIWNDVFMQYNKTADGKYEELKQKNIDTGMGLERTVAILNDKKSVYEIDEFKEIFNEIRRLSGVDYDNHNAIVKSKSKTQPLVWGNDGVHNSTEIVRSFRIVADHVRAATFLLSDERGIEPSNLGQGYVLRRLIRRTVRYGKQIGIEEFFTSKVAEVVINQMKDIYSELEKNKKRILHELQKEEEKFAKTLEKGLKEFKKLEKISGKDAFNLFSTYGFPLELTKELAREKGLKIEEAEFNEEFKKHQELSRTASVGQFKGGLADASEQVKKLHTATHLLHAALRQVLGDHVEQRGSNITEERLRFDFVHPQKMTPQEIMEVENLVNEQIKKKLPINCDIKTVEEAKKEGAIGLFEYKYGDKVKVYTVGDNSSVCSEPPFSREICGGPHVSNTGELGHFKIIKEEASSAGIRRIKAILE; this is encoded by the coding sequence ATGACTACCGACGAACTACGCAAAAAATATCTGAAATTTTTTGAAGAAAAGGGGCATAAAGTTATCCCTTCGGCTTCTTTAATTCCGGAAAATGACCCGACAGTGCTTTTTACCACTGCCGGTATGCACCCGTTGGTGCCGTTTTTACTTGGTGAAGAACATCCGGCCGGTAAACGATTGGTTAATGTTCAAAAATGTGTTCGCACTGGCGATATTGACGAAGTAGGCGATGATTGGCATCTGACTTTTTTTGAGATGCTTGGCAATTGGTCTCTCGGCGACTATTTTAAAAAAGAAGCGATAGAAATGTCTTGGGAATTTTTGACCGCAAAGAAATGGTTAGGGTTGGATAAAGATAAAATCGCCGTTTCCGTGTTTGTTGGCGATGAAGATGTGGTTTTTGATAAAGAGGCCTATGATATTTGGAAAAGTTTGGGCTTATCCGAAGAGCGGATAGCTAGATTGGGCAAAAAGGACAATTGGTGGGGGCCGGCGGGAAAAACCGGTCCGTGCGGTCCTGATACGGAAATGTTTTATTGGGTTGGAGAAGGCGAGCCGCACGGCAATCCCGGAGAAAATCCAAATGATTGGGTAGAAATTTGGAACGATGTTTTTATGCAGTACAATAAAACTGCAGACGGTAAATATGAAGAATTAAAACAGAAAAATATTGATACGGGAATGGGGCTGGAACGAACCGTGGCGATTTTGAACGATAAAAAAAGTGTTTACGAGATAGATGAATTTAAGGAGATCTTTAATGAAATAAGGCGTCTTTCTGGTGTAGATTACGATAATCATAATGCAATTGTAAAATCAAAGAGTAAAACACAACCTTTAGTTTGGGGAAATGATGGTGTTCATAATTCCACAGAGATTGTAAGATCGTTTCGTATCGTCGCTGATCACGTTCGTGCTGCGACATTTCTTCTTAGTGATGAACGAGGTATTGAACCATCAAATCTTGGGCAAGGGTATGTATTACGTCGTTTGATTCGACGCACTGTGCGTTATGGTAAACAGATTGGCATTGAAGAATTTTTTACTTCTAAAGTCGCTGAGGTGGTAATAAACCAAATGAAAGACATCTATTCGGAATTAGAAAAAAATAAAAAAAGGATTTTGCATGAATTGCAAAAGGAAGAGGAGAAATTTGCTAAAACCTTAGAAAAGGGATTGAAAGAATTCAAAAAATTAGAAAAAATTTCCGGCAAGGATGCTTTTAATCTTTTTTCTACTTACGGTTTTCCCCTGGAACTTACAAAAGAATTAGCTAGAGAAAAGGGGTTAAAGATTGAGGAAGCGGAATTTAACGAAGAATTTAAAAAGCACCAAGAACTTTCCCGCACGGCTTCCGTCGGGCAATTTAAGGGCGGGTTGGCAGATGCGTCGGAGCAAGTTAAAAAACTTCACACCGCCACACATCTTTTACATGCCGCCCTGCGTCAAGTTTTGGGCGACCACGTGGAACAGCGCGGCAGTAATATCACCGAGGAACGTTTGAGATTTGATTTTGTCCATCCGCAAAAAATGACTCCGCAGGAAATTATGGAAGTGGAAAATTTAGTTAACGAACAGATAAAAAAGAAACTGCCGATTAATTGTGATATTAAAACAGTTGAAGAAGCAAAGAAGGAGGGCGCCATTGGTTTGTTTGAATATAAATATGGAGACAAGGTGAAAGTCTATACTGTGGGGGATAATTCCTCTGTTTGTTCGGAACCCCCTTTTAGTCGGGAAATTTGCGGCGGTCCGCACGTCAGTAACACCGGTGAACTTGGACATTTTAAGATTATCAAAGAAGAGGCCTCCAGCGCCGGAATCCGCAGGATAAAAGCAATCTTAGAATAA
- the rplM gene encoding 50S ribosomal protein L13, protein MVKKIARKIYKLDATGKILGRLASTIAMILRGKNKASFVPNVDGGDFVEVSNSDKIKVTGKKLTQKTYYHTSLYLGGLKAKKLKDISMAEALKKAVWGMLPKNTLRNEMIKRLIIK, encoded by the coding sequence ATGGTAAAAAAGATAGCACGAAAAATTTACAAACTAGACGCTACCGGTAAAATCCTCGGACGATTGGCAAGCACAATCGCTATGATTTTACGCGGAAAAAATAAAGCGAGTTTTGTCCCCAATGTTGACGGCGGGGATTTTGTTGAAGTTAGCAACTCTGACAAAATAAAAGTCACTGGTAAAAAATTAACTCAAAAAACATATTATCACACTTCGCTTTATTTGGGCGGATTAAAAGCTAAAAAGTTAAAAGATATCTCCATGGCCGAGGCCCTGAAAAAAGCAGTTTGGGGAATGTTGCCGAAGAATACCTTAAGAAACGAAATGATTAAACGTTTAATTATTAAATAG